Proteins encoded in a region of the Pocillopora verrucosa isolate sample1 chromosome 11, ASM3666991v2, whole genome shotgun sequence genome:
- the LOC131789160 gene encoding uncharacterized protein, with the protein MIVFMTIALLVSVFLLNSDRIKKAIEICSECLILLNSANQNSKDIFIVLFRKMLFASYRKSGIMLQTLGENIKAKECFERALAIATEIGDRSGEASCYENLGAVFLSLWQYDKAQEYLQRALVITTEIGDREGEANDYGNLGNLFMSLGQYHKAQEYFQKALVIRAEIGDRKGEATDYINLGDLFQSLGQYDKAQEYLQKALVLKTEIGNRKGEATVYGHLGNFFQSLGQYDKAQEYLQRALVITTEIGDRVGEASCYGNLGNLFMSLGQYDKAREYLQKALVIRTEIGHRKGEATDNGNLGTVFMSLGQYHKAQEYFQKALVIRAEIGDRKGEATDYINLGDLFQSLGQYDKAQEYLQKALVLKTEIGDRKGEATVYGHLGNFFQSLGQYDKAQEYLQRALVITTEIGDRVGEASCYVNQGTVFLLLGQYDKAREYLQKAFVIRTEIGDRKGEATDYGNLGTVFMSLEQYDKAQDYLKRALVIKTEIGDRKGEASCYGNLGTVFLSLGQYDKAQEYLQKAHVIRTEIGDREGEATDYGNPGTVFLSLGQYDKAQEYLQRALVITTEIGDRNGEASCYRNLSTVFLSLGQYDKAQEYLQRALVITTEIGDRNGEASCYRNLGTVFLSLGQYDKAQEYLQRALVITTEIGDRKGEANYYGNLGNLFESLGQYNKAQEYLQRALVITTEIGDRKGEATYYGNLGNLFESLGQYNKAQEYLQRALVITTEIGDRKGEATYYGNLGNLFQSLGQYDKAQEYLQKVRVITTKIGDRNGEASCYENLGTVFLLLGDNDKVQEYLQKALVIRTEIGDRKGEATDYGNLGDLFQLLGQYDKAQEYLQKALVIRTEIGDREGEATDYGNLGTVFLSLGQYHTAQKYLQKALVIRTEIGDRKGEATDCRNLGNLFESLRQYDKAEEYLQRALVITTEIGDRKGEASCYGNLGAVFLSLGQYDKAQEYLQKALVIRIEIGDRQGEATNCGNLGNLFKSLGQYDKAEEYLQRALVITTEIGDTKGEASCYGNLGTVFLSLEQYDKAQEYLQKALVITTEIGYRKGEASFIGNLGAVFLSLRQYDKAQEYLQKALVITTEIGDREGEATDCRNLGYLFESLRQYDKAEEYLQRALVITTEIGDRKGEASCYGNLGAVFLSLGQYDKAQEYLQKALVIRTEIGDREGEATDYGNLGTVFLSLGQYHTAQKYLQKALVIRTSIGDRQGEATNCGNLGNLFQLLGQYDKAQEYLQKALVIRTEIGDREGEATDYGNLGTVFLSLGQYHTAQKYLQKALVIRTEIGDRKGEATDCRNLGNLFESLRQYDKAEEYLQRALVITTEIGDRKGEASCYGNLGAVFLSLGQYDKAQEYLQKALVIRIEIGDRQGEATNCGNLGNLFKSLGQYDKAEEYLQRALVITTEIGDTKGEASCYGNLGTVFLSLEQYDKAQEYLQKALVITTEIGYRKGEASFIGNLGAVFLSLRQYDKAQEYLQKALVITTEIGDREGEATDCRNLGYLFESLRQYDKAEEYLQRALVITTEIGDRKGEASCYGNLGAVFLSLGQYDKAQEYLQKALVIRIEIGDRQGEATNCGNLGNLFKSLGQYDKAEEYLQRALVITTEIGDTKGEASCYGNLGTVFLSLEQYDKAQEYLQKALVITTEIGYRKGEASFIGNLGAVFLSLRQYDKAQEYLQKALVITTEIGDREGEATDCRNLGYLFESLRQYDKAEEYLQRALVITTEIGDRKGEASCYGNLGAVFLSLGQYDKAQEYLQKALVIRTSIGDRQGEATNCGNLGNLFKSLGQYDKAEEYLRRAIVIKTEIGDRKGEASCYGNLGAVFLSLGQYDKAQEYLQKALVITTKIGDRKGEASCYGNLVTLFLSLRQYDKAQEYLQKALVIRSEIGDREGEATDYESLGNLSQSLGHYDKAEEYLQIAHVIKTEIGDRNGEASCYGNLGAVFLSLGQYDKAQEYLQKALVIRTEIGDRKGEATDYANIGYLFQSLGQYDKAEEYLQRGIFIKTEIGDRDGEASCYGNLGTVFLSLGQYDKAQEYLQKSLGIRTEIGDIAGEASDYGNLGNLFKSLGQYGKAEEYLQRALVIKTEIGDRNGEATCYGSLGNVSLSLGQYDKAQEYLQKALVIITEIGDRQGEATNCGNLGNLFKSLGQYDKAQEYLQKALVITTEIGDRNGEASCYGNLGTMFQLLRQYDKAEEYLQRALAITTEIGDRNGEASCYGNLGTVFLSLEQFDKAKEYLQKAIVIRTEIGDKEGKAADLANFGCVSRAVGDYKASEVYLEKALSISRDIGDRRREFEILQSYAILYLSQNKKKEARSYLHLCIEKYEELRYFLGANDHFKTSLLENSGIFPFKLLCSLLCDTGSARDALYVEELGRARGLSDLMVEKYSVETHISANPQSWFGVENIFRKENNCTCLYISYFHNHLHLWILKTSEVLHYRRIPVEENLVHAGLPKDLRLSKFLDDNFRSLGILPTKDCEDRSLNMVKLRPLSPAQKSSERLLLVEDDEDEDEDEKVISGLFLCYKMFIAPVYDLLVEPEVIIVPDRSLYKVPFAALSEKEGAEYLSETHRIRVIPSLTTLKIIQDSPEDYHSYTGALIIGNPKVNWLPPLPGAGKEAEMVGQLVGVPPLVGEEATKQAVLERISSVSLIHFAAHGDAERGEIALSPIPSTSNRPNAEDYMLTMADVSRVKVRAKLVVLSCCHSGRGDIRAEGVIGIARAFLGSGARSVLVALWAISDSATEQLMSRFYEHLVEGESASESLHQAMKWMRKSKSTSVSEWASFTLIGDDVRLGFDKQRERDPDRVNNENHSKETEPKDF; encoded by the exons ATGATAGTTTTCATGACCATCGCCTTACTTGTTTCCGTGTTcctgctcaactcagatcgcattaagaaagccattgagatatgcagcgaatgtttgattttgctaaatagcgccaatcaaaacagcaaagacatCTTTATAGTTCTTTTCCGCAAGATGCTGTTTGCCTCATACAGAAAGTCTGGCATTATGCTTCAAACACTTGGCGAAAACATAAAAGCAAAGGAATGTTTTGAGAGGGCCCTTGCCATAGCtaccgaaattggcgacagaagcggagaagcatcatgttatgaaaacctaggcgctgtgtttctgtcgctctggcaatacgacaaggctcaagagtatctccaaagagcgcttgtcatcacaactgaaattggcgacagagaaggagaggcaaatgactacggaaaccttggtaatttgtttatgtcgctcgggcaataccacaaggctcaagagtatttccaaaaggcgcttgtcatcagagctgaaattggcgacagaaaaggagaggcaactgactacaTAAACCTTGGTGatttgtttcagtcgctcgggcaatacgacaaggctcaagagtatctccaaaaggcgcttgtcttaaaaactgaaattggcaacagaaaaggagaggcaactgtcTACGGACACCTTGGTAATTTctttcagtcgctcgggcaatacgacaaggctcaagagtatctccaaagagcgcttgtcatcacaactgaaattggtgacagagtaggggaagcatcatgttatggaaaccttggtaatttgtttatgtcgctcgggcaatacgacaaagctagagagtatctccaaaaggcccttgtcatcagaactgaaattggccacagaaaaggagaggcaactgacaacggtaaccttggtactgtgtttatgtcgctcgggcaataccacaaggctcaagagtatttccaaaaggcgcttgtcatcagagctgaaattggcgacagaaaaggagaggcaactgactacaTAAACCTTGGTGatttgtttcagtcgctcgggcaatacgacaaggctcaagagtatctccaaaaggcgcttgtcttaaaaactgaaattggcgacagaaaaggagaggcaactgtcTACGGACACCTTGGTAATTTctttcagtcgctcgggcaatacgacaaggctcaagagtatctccaaagagcgcttgtcatcacaactgaaattggtgacagagtaggggaagcatcatgttatgtaAACCAAGGTACTGTATTTCTgttgctcgggcaatacgacaaagctagagagtatctccaaaaggcgtttgttatcagaactgaaattggcgacagaaaaggagaggcaactgactacggtaaccttggtactgtgtttatgtcgctcgagcaatacgacaaggctcaagacTATCTAaaaagagcgcttgtcatcaaaactgaaattggcgacagaaaaggagaagcgtcatgttatggaaacctaggtactgtgtttctgtcgctcgggcaatacgacaaggctcaagagtatctccaaaaggcgcatgtcatcagaactgaaattggcgacagagaaggtgaggcaactgactatggtAACCCTGGTACAgtgtttctgtcgctcgggcaatacgacaaggctcaagagtatctccaaagagcgcttgtcatcacaactgaaattggcgacaggaatggtgaagcatcatgttatagaaacctaagtactgtgtttctgtcgctcgggcaatatgacaaggctcaagagtatctccaaagagcgcttgtcatcacaactgaaattggcgacagaaatggcgaagcatcatgttatagaaacctaggtactgtgtttctgtcgctcgggcaatacgacaaggctcaagagtatctccaaagagcacttgtcatcacaactgaaattggcgacagaaaaggagaggcaaattactacggaaaccttggtaatttgtttgagtcgctcgggcaatacaacaaggctcaagaatatctccaaagagcgcttgtcatcacaactgaaattggcgacagaaaaggagaggcaacttactacggaaacctaggtaatttgtttgagtcgctcgggcaatacaacaaggctcaagaatatctccaaagagcgcttgtcatcacaactgaaattggcgacagaaaaggagaggcaacttactacggaaacctaggtaatttgtttcagtcgctcgggcaatatgacaaggctcaagagtatctccaaaaggtACGTGTCATCACAaccaaaattggcgacagaaatggggaagcatcatgttatgaaaacctaggcACTGTGTTTCTGTTGCTCGGGGATAACGACAAGGttcaagagtatctccaaaaggcgcttgtcatcagaactgaaattggcgacagaaaaggtgaggcaactgactacggaaaccttggtGATTTGTTTCAgttgctcgggcaatacgacaaggctcaagagtatctccaaaaggcgcttgtcatcagaactgaaattggcgacagagaaggagaggcaactgattacggaaaccttggtactgtgttcttgtcgctcgggcaataccaCACGGCTCAAAaatatctccaaaaggcgcttgtcatcagaactgaaattggcgacagaaaaggagaggcaactgactgcAGAAACCTTGGTAATTTGTTTGAGTCGCTCAggcaatatgacaaggctgaagagtatcttcaaagagcgcttgtcatcacaactgaaattggcgacagaaagggtgaagcatcatgttatggaaacctaggtgctgtgtttctgtcgctcgggcaatacgacaaggctcaagagtatctccaaaaggcgcttgtcatcagaatagaaattggcgacagacaaggagaggCAACTAACTGCGGAAACCTTGGTAATTTGTTtaagtcgctcgggcaatatgacaaggctgaagagtatcttcaaagagcgcttgtcatcacaactgaaattggcgacacaaagggggaagcatcatgttatggaaacctagggactgtgtttctgtcgctcgagcagtacgacaaggctcaagagtatctccaaaaggcgcttgtcatcacaactgaaattggctaCAGAAAGGGGGAAGCATCATTTATTGGAAACCTAGGCGCTGTGTTTCTGTCCCTcaggcaatacgacaaggctcaagagtatctccaaaaagcgcttgtcatcacaactgaaattggggacagagaaggagaggcaactgactgcAGAAACCTTGGTTATTTGTTTGAGTCGCTCAggcaatatgacaaggctgaagagtatcttcaaagagcgcttgtcatcacaactgaaattggcgacagaaagggtgaagcatcatgttatggaaacctaggtgctgtgtttctgtcgctcgggcaatacgacaaggctcaagagtatctccaaaaggcgcttgtcatcagaactgaaattggcgacagagaaggagaggcaactgattacggaaaccttggtactgtgtttctgtcgctcgggcaataccaCACGGCTCAAAaatatctccaaaaggcgcttgtcatcagaacttcaattggcgacagacaaggagaggCAACTAACTGCGGAAAccttggtaatttgtttcagttgctcgggcaatacgacaaggctcaagagtatctccaaaaggcgcttgtcatcagaactgaaattggcgacagagaaggagaggcaactgattacggaaaccttggtactgtgtttctgtcgctcgggcaataccaCACGGCTCAAAaatatctccaaaaggcgcttgtcatcagaactgaaattggcgacagaaaaggagaggcaactgactgcAGAAACCTTGGTAATTTGTTTGAGTCGCTCAggcaatatgacaaggctgaagagtatcttcaaaGAGCGCTggtcatcacaactgaaattggcgacagaaagggtgaagcatcatgttatggaaacctaggtgctgtgtttctgtcgctcgggcaatacgacaaggctcaagagtatctccaaaaggcgcttgtcatcagaatagaaattggcgacagacaaggagaggCAACTAACTGCGGAAACCTTGGTAATTTGTTtaagtcgctcgggcaatatgacaaggctgaagagtatcttcaaagagcgcttgtcatcacaactgaaattggcgacacaaagggggaagcatcatgttatggaaacctagggactgtgtttctgtcgctcgagcagtacgacaaggctcaagagtatctccaaaaggcgcttgtcatcacaactgaaattggctaCAGAAAGGGGGAAGCATCATTTATTGGAAACCTAGGCGCTGTGTTTCTGTCCCTcaggcaatacgacaaggctcaagagtatctccaaaaagcgcttgtcatcacaactgaaattggggacagagaaggagaggcaactgactgcAGAAACCTTGGTTATTTGTTTGAGTCGCTCAggcaatatgacaaggctgaagagtatcttcaaagagcgcttgtcatcacaactgaaattggcgacagaaagggtgaagcatcatgttatggaaacctaggtgctgtgtttctgtcgctcgggcaatacgacaaggctcaagagtatctccaaaaggcgcttgtcatcagaatagaaattggcgacagacaaggagaggCAACTAACTGCGGAAACCTTGGTAATTTGTTtaagtcgctcgggcaatatgacaaggctgaagagtatcttcaaagagcgcttgtcatcacaactgaaattggcgacacaaagggggaagcatcatgttatggaaacctagggactgtgtttctgtcgctcgagcagtacgacaaggctcaagagtatctccaaaaggcgcttgtcatcacaactgaaattggctaCAGAAAGGGGGAAGCATCATTTATTGGAAACCTAGGCGCTGTGTTTCTGTCCCTcaggcaatacgacaaggctcaagagtatctccaaaaagcgcttgtcatcacaactgaaattggggacagagaaggagaggcaactgactgcAGAAACCTTGGTTATTTGTTTGAGTCGCTCAggcaatatgacaaggctgaagagtatcttcaaagagcgcttgtcatcacaactgaaattggcgacagaaagggtgaagcatcatgttatggaaacctaggtgctgtgtttctgtcgctcgggcaatacgacaaggctcaagagtatctccaaaaggcgcttgtcatcagaacttcaattggcgacagacaaggagaggCAACTAACTGCGGAAACCTTGGTAATTTGTTtaagtcgctcgggcaatatgacaaggctgaagagtatcttcGAAGAGCgattgtcatcaaaactgaaattggcgacagaaagggtgaagcatcatgttatggaaacctaggtgctgtgtttttgtcgctcgggcaatacgacaaggctcaagagtatctccaaaaggcgcttgtcatcacaactaaaattggcgacagaaaaggggaagcatcatgttatggaaacctagttactttgtttctgtcgctcaggcaatacgacaaggctcaagagtatctccaaaaggcgcttgtcatcagaagtgaaattggcgacagagaaggagaggcaactgactatgaAAGCCTTGGTAATTTGTCTCAGTCACTCGGGCATTACGACAAGGCcgaagagtatctccaaataGCGcatgtcatcaaaactgaaattggcgacagaaacggggaagcatcatgttatggaaacctaggtgctgtgtttttgtcgctcgggcaatacgacaaggctcaagagtatctccaaaaggcgcttgtcatcagaactgaaattggcgacagaaaaggagaggcaactgactacgcAAACATTGGTTatttgtttcagtcgctcgggcaatacgacaaggccgaagagtatctccaaagagggattttcatcaaaactgaaattggcgacagagacggggaagcatcatgttatggaaacctaggtactgtgtttttgtcgctcgggcaatacgacaaggctcaagagtatctccaaaagtcGCTTggcatcagaactgaaattggtgacataGCAGGAGAGGCAagtgactacggaaacctaggtaatttgtttaagtcgctcgggcaatacggcaaggctgaagagtatctccaaagagcgcttgtcatcaaaactgaaattggcgacagaaatggggAAGCCACATGTTATGGAAGCCTAGGTAATGTGTCtctgtcgctcgggcaatatgacaaggctcaagagtatctccaaaaagcgcttgtcatcattactgaaattggcgacagacaaggagaggCAACTAACTGCGGAAACCTTGGTAATTTGTTtaagtcgctcgggcaatacgacaaggctcaagagtatctccaaaaggctcttgtcatcacaactgaaattggcgacagaaacggggaagcatcatgttatggaaacctaggtactatGTTTCAGTTGCTcaggcaatacgacaaggccgaagagtatctccaaagagcgcttgccatcacaactgaaattggggACAGAAAcggggaagcatcatgttatggaaacctaggtactgtgtttctgtcgctcgaGCAATttgacaaggctaaagagtatctccaaaaagcgatTGTCATCAGAACCGAAATTGGTGATAAAGAAGGGAAAGCAGCAGATCTTGCAAACTTTGGATGTGTGTCTAGAGCTGTTGGAGATTATAAAGCCTCGGAAGTATACTTAGAGAAAGCTTTATCgatatccagagatattggagatagaAGAAGAGAGTTCGAAATCCTTCAAAGCtacgccattttgtatttgtcgcaaaataaaaaaaaagaagcccGTTCGTATCTTCATCTCTGCATTGAAAAGTACGAGGAGCTAAGATATTTCTTAGGCGCCAATGATCACTTCAAAACATCACTTCTGGAGAactcaggaatatttcccttCAAGCTGCTTTGTAGTTTGCTTTGTGACACCGGAAGTGCCcgggatgctctttatgttgaggagttgggtcgagctagaggcctatcagacttaatggtagagaagtactcggttgaaacgcacatctctgctaatccacaatcttggtttggcgttgagaacatttttagaaaggaaaataactgtacttgtctgtacatttcttattttcacaatcatctgcatttgtggatcttaaAGACAAGTGAagtccttcactatagaagaATACCAGTAGAAGAGAACCTAGTTCAtgctgggttgcccaaagatttgcgtttgagtaaatttttggatgataatttccggagtcttggtattttgcccactaaggattgtgaagatcggtctttaaatatgGTTAAATTGCGACCTCTCTCCCCCGCACAGAAGAGCTCAGAAAGATTGCTACTCGTGGAGGACGACGAGGACGAGGATGAGGACGAGAAAGTGATTTCGGGTCTAtttttgtgttacaaaatgtttattgctcccgtttatgatttgcttgtggagcctgaagtcattatcgttcctgaccgcagtttgtacaaagttccctttgctgcactgagtgaaaaggagggagccgaatacctCTCGGAGACTCATAGaatccgtgtcattccttctttgacaacactcaagattattcaagatagcccagaggactatcacagctacactggtgccttgataataggcaaCCCTAAGGTTAATTGGCTGCCGCCATTGCCAGGTGCAggaaaggaagcggagatggtcggacaactggtgggtgttccgcctctgGTAGGAGaggaagcaacgaagcaggcggtgcttgagcggataagttcagtgagcctcattcattttgctgcccatggtgacgccgaaaggggagaaattgccctctcccccatCCCTAGTACTTCCAACAGGCCAAACGCTGAAgattacatgttgacgatggctgatgtatcacgagtgaaagtcagagctaaactggtggtacttagctgctgtcacagtggaagagGTGACATtagagccgagggagttataggaattgcccgtgcgttcttaggatccggtgctcgctcggtgttggttgcgctgtgggccatttcagactcagcaacagagcagctgatgagtcggttctacgaacaccttgtagagggagaaagtgccagtgaatccctccatcaggccatgaagtggatgagaaaaagCAAGTCTACCAGtgtgtctgagtgggcttcgtttacgctgattggagatgatgtgagactcgggtttgacaagcagag AGAAAGAGACCCCGACAGAGTAAATAATGAGAATCACTCGAAGGAAACAGAGccaaaagacttttag
- the LOC131774862 gene encoding uncharacterized protein → MMLFHLMIFYFVSFSTSGGVDQRRFRVLDVDAKGNLYLYKTLLLCKNEIIKRLRNGTYGLAEQSKIGFSKDFAALTCKELKQKLPSVVSGVYWIDPDGGSHSNAFQAYCDQLTDGGGWTLVYSYTLRDYSHFTAASNAVVPRPSWSAGGSNVRVSKTVPLSETHYEAMDFALLGSVGKETLIKSNINNWFACKEGTGSIVKQKKGLIHCKLVKQVAKNCGGAVPKSWKFHANGPSFSGGGQFYYFDGSKSSHWPTHDPCGTNRANQLKNVPNPHGNIFIR, encoded by the exons ATGATGTTGTTTCATTTGATGATCTTTTATTTCGTTTCCTTCTCGACCTCAGg GGGGGTGGATCAGCGACGCTTCAGAGTGTTGGACGTGGATGCAAAAGGCAATCTATATCTTTACAAGACGTTGCTGCTCTGCAAGAACGAAATTATCAAACGATTGAGAAATGGGACGTACGGTTTGGCAGAACAGAGCAAAATAG GATTCTCAAAGGACTTTGCAGCTCTAACTTGCAAGGAGctcaaacaaaaattaccatCAGTCGTGTCAGGCGTCTATTGGATAGACCCTGATGGTGGTTCCCACAGTAATGCTTTCCAGGCCTACTGCGACCAGCTAACGGACGGAGGGGGTTGGACATTAGTTTACAGCTATACCTTAAGGGATTACTCACATTTCACAGCTGCATCAAACGCTGTCGTCCCGCGTCCATCCTGGTCAGCCGGCGGCTCCAACGTCCGAGTGTCCAAAACAGTTCCACTGAGCGAGACGCATTATGAGGCCATGGACTTCGCTCTCTTGGGTAGCGTTGGTAAGGAAACCCTAATCAAGagcaacatcaacaactggTTCGCATGCAAGGAAGGCACTGGTAGCATAGTGAAACAGAAGAAGGGATTGATCCACTGCAAACTGGTCAAACAGGTTGCTAAGAACTGCGGTGGAGCGGTACCAAAATCCTGGAAGTTTCATGCGAATGGACCCTCCTTTAGTGGAGGAGGTCAATTTTATTACTTTGACGGGAGCAAAAGTAGCCATTGGCCCACTCATGATCCTTGTGGTACAAATCGAGCAAACCAGTTGAAAAACGTGCCAAACCCACACGGAAACATTTTTATCCGTTGA
- the LOC131774858 gene encoding uncharacterized protein, with protein MAYHGKTTLGLNSILLARSKVKKGLITSLSQAVDDFRHHSHKDLGRISEEKRFCGTVHTTYQGDIWELYQNGALSERRCFSVVHVNWLSLKMPQKHWKKPNPRTKK; from the exons ATGGCATACCATGGCAAAACGACACTTGGTTTAAACTCCATA cTGCTAGCTAgaagcaaagtgaaaaaaggTCTTATAACAAGTCTATCACAAGCTGTGGATGATTTCAGGCATCATAGTCACAAG GATCTTGGaagaatttcagaagaaaagagattttgtggaaCAGTACACACCACTTACCAAGGAGACATATGGG AACTTTACCAAAATGGTGCACTGTCAGAAAG GAGATGCTTTTCCGTTGTACATGTAAACTGGTTGAGTTTGAAAATGCCACAAAAGCACTGGAAAAAGCCAAACCCAAGAACCAAGAAATG A